A single window of Gossypium arboreum isolate Shixiya-1 chromosome 13, ASM2569848v2, whole genome shotgun sequence DNA harbors:
- the LOC108463805 gene encoding membrane-bound O-acyltransferase GUP1 isoform X2 produces MNMSKNNSKSKFKQKQNKVELLLLILYVIGFYIFCIHRSLRLSRGTSFLSSFFLNFLLGLFSYTWSAIFCKFNCLFAADHFSKLRGLRVGWLFSPARLNDASDDQWRNFRTNLPILSLVFGIFTLLANIFRKLFCLRARGMSFLWFFLSLIYLSYLHGACILFIFLIASSNFLLVKIFARAKYFTFLLWIFNLGFLFCNRIYQGYSFSIFGEYWEYLDNFRGTFRWHICFNLVVLRMISFGYDYHWAHQESRFDQEKHIQRCHVCKSGKNCYQILQERNAHMNDYTFTTYLSYLVYAPLYIAGPIISFNSFASQLDVPQNHYSIKEVIWYGLRWVFGLCLMELMTHLFYFNAFATSASWKMLSPMDIFIVGYGVINFMWLKFFLIWRFFRFCSLIAGIEAPENMPKCINNCHDLESFWKSWHASFNKWIVRYMYIPLGGSQRKLINIWVIFTFVAVWHDLEWKLLSWAWLTCLFFVPELLVKSATNAFQAKGALDGFIFRELRAAGGTITITCLMVANLVGYVIGPSGFSWLISQFLSKEGLNVFGFMLLTFYVGTKLMFHISDAKQSMQ; encoded by the exons ATGAATATGAGCAAAAATAATAGTAAGAGTAAATTCAAGCAGAAGCAAAACAAAGTTGAGCTGCTTCTTCTAATACTTTATGTAATTGGCTTCTACATCTTTTGCATCCACCGCTCTCTTCGCCTTTCTCGGGgtacttcttttctttcttctttctttctcaattttCTTTTGGGTCTTTTCTCATACACTTGGAGTGCTATATTTTGTAAATTCAATTGCTTATTTGCTGCAGATCATTTCTCCAAACTCCGTGGCTTGCGTGTCGGATGGCTTTTCTCTCCTGCTCGCCTCAAT GATGCTTCTGATGACCAATGGAGAAATTTCCGAACAAACTTACCCATTCTTAGCCTTGTTTTTGGAATCTTTACCTTGCTTGCTAATATCTTCAGGAAATTATTCTGTTTGAGAGCCAGAGGGATGTCCTTTCTTTGGTTTTTCCTTTCTCTCATTTACCTTTCCTATCTTCACGGAGCTTG CAtcctttttatctttttaattgcTTCATCAAACTTTCTCCTAGTAAAG ATATTTGCACGTGCAAAGTACTTCacatttctactttggattttcAACCTAGGTTTTCTTTTTTGCAACCGTATTTATCAAGGATACTCATTCTCTATATTTGG GGAATACTGGGAGTATTTGGACAATTTTCGAGGCACATTTAGATGGCACATTTGCTTTAACTTAG TTGTTTTGCGCATGATAAGCTTTGGCTACGATTACCATTGGGCTCATCAAGAATCTCGTTTTGATCAAGAG AAGCATATCCAAAGATGCCATGTTTGTAAATCAGGAAAAAACTGTTATCAAATTCTACAG GAGAGAAATGCCCATATGAATGATTATACCTTTACAACATACCTCAGTTATCTGGTGTATGCACCGCTTTACATTGCAGGGCCAATCATAAGTTTTAATTCATTTGCCTCCCAG CTAGATGTGCCACAAAATCATTACTCGATCAAAGAGGTGATTTGGTATGGGTTACGCTGGGTATTTGGTCTGTGTCTTATGGAACTAATGACTCATCTGTTTTACTTTAATGCCTTTGCTACTAG TGCTTCATGGAAAATGTTATCTCCTATGGACATATTCATCGTTGGATATGGG GTCATAAATTTCATGTGGTTAAAGTTTTTCCTTATCTGGCGCTTTTTTCGGTTTTGTTCCCTG ATAGCTGGAATTGAGGCCCCTGAAAACATGCCAAAGTGTATCAATAATTGTCATGACTTGGAAAGTTTTTGGAAAAGTTGGCATGCATCCTTCAACAAGTGGATTGTGAG GTACATGTATATTCCTCTTGGCGGATCTCAAAGAAAGCTaatcaacatatgggttataTTCACATTTGTTGCTGTATGGCATGATTTAGAATG GAAACTTCTTTCATGGGCATGGCTcacatgtttattctttgttcCTGAATTGTTGGTGAAGTCAGCAACAAATGCATTCCAG gCCAAGGGCGCTTTGGACGGATTTATTTTTCGTGAACTTAGAGCAGCTGGTGGTACCATCACAATCACATGTCTCATG GTTGCTAACCTTGTTGGCTATGTTATTGGTCCGTCAGGCTTTAGTTGGTTGATTTCTCAGTTCCTAagcaaagaag GACTTAATGTCTTTGGCTTTATGCTGCTGACATTTTATGTGGGAACTAAG CTTATGTTTCATATAAGTGATGCCAAGCAAAGTATGCAATGA
- the LOC108463805 gene encoding membrane-bound O-acyltransferase gup1 isoform X4, protein MNMSKNNSKSKFKQKQNKVELLLLILYVIGFYIFCIHRSLRLSRDHFSKLRGLRVGWLFSPARLNDASDDQWRNFRTNLPILSLVFGIFTLLANIFRKLFCLRARGMSFLWFFLSLIYLSYLHGACILFIFLIASSNFLLVKIFARAKYFTFLLWIFNLGFLFCNRIYQGYSFSIFGEYWEYLDNFRGTFRWHICFNLVVLRMISFGYDYHWAHQESRFDQEKHIQRCHVCKSGKNCYQILQERNAHMNDYTFTTYLSYLVYAPLYIAGPIISFNSFASQLDVPQNHYSIKEVIWYGLRWVFGLCLMELMTHLFYFNAFATSASWKMLSPMDIFIVGYGVINFMWLKFFLIWRFFRFCSLIAGIEAPENMPKCINNCHDLESFWKSWHASFNKWIVRYMYIPLGGSQRKLINIWVIFTFVAVWHDLEWKLLSWAWLTCLFFVPELLVKSATNAFQAKGALDGFIFRELRAAGGTITITCLMVANLVGYVIGPSGFSWLISQFLSKEGLNVFGFMLLTFYVGTKLMFHISDAKQSMQ, encoded by the exons ATGAATATGAGCAAAAATAATAGTAAGAGTAAATTCAAGCAGAAGCAAAACAAAGTTGAGCTGCTTCTTCTAATACTTTATGTAATTGGCTTCTACATCTTTTGCATCCACCGCTCTCTTCGCCTTTCTCGGG ATCATTTCTCCAAACTCCGTGGCTTGCGTGTCGGATGGCTTTTCTCTCCTGCTCGCCTCAAT GATGCTTCTGATGACCAATGGAGAAATTTCCGAACAAACTTACCCATTCTTAGCCTTGTTTTTGGAATCTTTACCTTGCTTGCTAATATCTTCAGGAAATTATTCTGTTTGAGAGCCAGAGGGATGTCCTTTCTTTGGTTTTTCCTTTCTCTCATTTACCTTTCCTATCTTCACGGAGCTTG CAtcctttttatctttttaattgcTTCATCAAACTTTCTCCTAGTAAAG ATATTTGCACGTGCAAAGTACTTCacatttctactttggattttcAACCTAGGTTTTCTTTTTTGCAACCGTATTTATCAAGGATACTCATTCTCTATATTTGG GGAATACTGGGAGTATTTGGACAATTTTCGAGGCACATTTAGATGGCACATTTGCTTTAACTTAG TTGTTTTGCGCATGATAAGCTTTGGCTACGATTACCATTGGGCTCATCAAGAATCTCGTTTTGATCAAGAG AAGCATATCCAAAGATGCCATGTTTGTAAATCAGGAAAAAACTGTTATCAAATTCTACAG GAGAGAAATGCCCATATGAATGATTATACCTTTACAACATACCTCAGTTATCTGGTGTATGCACCGCTTTACATTGCAGGGCCAATCATAAGTTTTAATTCATTTGCCTCCCAG CTAGATGTGCCACAAAATCATTACTCGATCAAAGAGGTGATTTGGTATGGGTTACGCTGGGTATTTGGTCTGTGTCTTATGGAACTAATGACTCATCTGTTTTACTTTAATGCCTTTGCTACTAG TGCTTCATGGAAAATGTTATCTCCTATGGACATATTCATCGTTGGATATGGG GTCATAAATTTCATGTGGTTAAAGTTTTTCCTTATCTGGCGCTTTTTTCGGTTTTGTTCCCTG ATAGCTGGAATTGAGGCCCCTGAAAACATGCCAAAGTGTATCAATAATTGTCATGACTTGGAAAGTTTTTGGAAAAGTTGGCATGCATCCTTCAACAAGTGGATTGTGAG GTACATGTATATTCCTCTTGGCGGATCTCAAAGAAAGCTaatcaacatatgggttataTTCACATTTGTTGCTGTATGGCATGATTTAGAATG GAAACTTCTTTCATGGGCATGGCTcacatgtttattctttgttcCTGAATTGTTGGTGAAGTCAGCAACAAATGCATTCCAG gCCAAGGGCGCTTTGGACGGATTTATTTTTCGTGAACTTAGAGCAGCTGGTGGTACCATCACAATCACATGTCTCATG GTTGCTAACCTTGTTGGCTATGTTATTGGTCCGTCAGGCTTTAGTTGGTTGATTTCTCAGTTCCTAagcaaagaag GACTTAATGTCTTTGGCTTTATGCTGCTGACATTTTATGTGGGAACTAAG CTTATGTTTCATATAAGTGATGCCAAGCAAAGTATGCAATGA
- the LOC108463805 gene encoding membrane-bound O-acyltransferase gup1 isoform X3, translated as MNMSKNNSKSKFKQKQNKVELLLLILYVIGFYIFCIHRSLRLSRDHFSKLRGLRVGWLFSPARLNDASDDQWRNFRTNLPILSLVFGIFTLLANIFRKLFCLRARGMSFLWFFLSLIYLSYLHGACILFIFLIASSNFLLVKIFARAKYFTFLLWIFNLGFLFCNRIYQGYSFSIFGEYWEYLDNFRGTFRWHICFNLVVLRMISFGYDYHWAHQESRFDQEKHIQRCHVCKSGKNCYQILQERNAHMNDYTFTTYLSYLVYAPLYIAGPIISFNSFASQLDVPQNHYSIKEVIWYGLRWVFGLCLMELMTHLFYFNAFATSASWKMLSPMDIFIVGYGVINFMWLKFFLIWRFFRFCSLIAGIEAPENMPKCINNCHDLESFWKSWHASFNKWIVRYMYIPLGGSQRKLINIWVIFTFVAVWHDLEWKLLSWAWLTCLFFVPELLVKSATNAFQAKGALDGFIFRELRAAGGTITITCLMVANLVGYVIGPSGFSWLISQFLSKEGLNVFGFMLLTFYVGTKVNGIRRLYFTLHLVGRTEEKGKGKKR; from the exons ATGAATATGAGCAAAAATAATAGTAAGAGTAAATTCAAGCAGAAGCAAAACAAAGTTGAGCTGCTTCTTCTAATACTTTATGTAATTGGCTTCTACATCTTTTGCATCCACCGCTCTCTTCGCCTTTCTCGGG ATCATTTCTCCAAACTCCGTGGCTTGCGTGTCGGATGGCTTTTCTCTCCTGCTCGCCTCAAT GATGCTTCTGATGACCAATGGAGAAATTTCCGAACAAACTTACCCATTCTTAGCCTTGTTTTTGGAATCTTTACCTTGCTTGCTAATATCTTCAGGAAATTATTCTGTTTGAGAGCCAGAGGGATGTCCTTTCTTTGGTTTTTCCTTTCTCTCATTTACCTTTCCTATCTTCACGGAGCTTG CAtcctttttatctttttaattgcTTCATCAAACTTTCTCCTAGTAAAG ATATTTGCACGTGCAAAGTACTTCacatttctactttggattttcAACCTAGGTTTTCTTTTTTGCAACCGTATTTATCAAGGATACTCATTCTCTATATTTGG GGAATACTGGGAGTATTTGGACAATTTTCGAGGCACATTTAGATGGCACATTTGCTTTAACTTAG TTGTTTTGCGCATGATAAGCTTTGGCTACGATTACCATTGGGCTCATCAAGAATCTCGTTTTGATCAAGAG AAGCATATCCAAAGATGCCATGTTTGTAAATCAGGAAAAAACTGTTATCAAATTCTACAG GAGAGAAATGCCCATATGAATGATTATACCTTTACAACATACCTCAGTTATCTGGTGTATGCACCGCTTTACATTGCAGGGCCAATCATAAGTTTTAATTCATTTGCCTCCCAG CTAGATGTGCCACAAAATCATTACTCGATCAAAGAGGTGATTTGGTATGGGTTACGCTGGGTATTTGGTCTGTGTCTTATGGAACTAATGACTCATCTGTTTTACTTTAATGCCTTTGCTACTAG TGCTTCATGGAAAATGTTATCTCCTATGGACATATTCATCGTTGGATATGGG GTCATAAATTTCATGTGGTTAAAGTTTTTCCTTATCTGGCGCTTTTTTCGGTTTTGTTCCCTG ATAGCTGGAATTGAGGCCCCTGAAAACATGCCAAAGTGTATCAATAATTGTCATGACTTGGAAAGTTTTTGGAAAAGTTGGCATGCATCCTTCAACAAGTGGATTGTGAG GTACATGTATATTCCTCTTGGCGGATCTCAAAGAAAGCTaatcaacatatgggttataTTCACATTTGTTGCTGTATGGCATGATTTAGAATG GAAACTTCTTTCATGGGCATGGCTcacatgtttattctttgttcCTGAATTGTTGGTGAAGTCAGCAACAAATGCATTCCAG gCCAAGGGCGCTTTGGACGGATTTATTTTTCGTGAACTTAGAGCAGCTGGTGGTACCATCACAATCACATGTCTCATG GTTGCTAACCTTGTTGGCTATGTTATTGGTCCGTCAGGCTTTAGTTGGTTGATTTCTCAGTTCCTAagcaaagaag GACTTAATGTCTTTGGCTTTATGCTGCTGACATTTTATGTGGGAACTAAGGTAAACGGCATAAGACGCCTTTACTTTACACTGCATCTGGTAGGAAGGACAGAGGAGaaaggaaagggaaaaaaaagataA
- the LOC108463805 gene encoding membrane-bound O-acyltransferase gup1 isoform X1, which translates to MNMSKNNSKSKFKQKQNKVELLLLILYVIGFYIFCIHRSLRLSRGTSFLSSFFLNFLLGLFSYTWSAIFCKFNCLFAADHFSKLRGLRVGWLFSPARLNDASDDQWRNFRTNLPILSLVFGIFTLLANIFRKLFCLRARGMSFLWFFLSLIYLSYLHGACILFIFLIASSNFLLVKIFARAKYFTFLLWIFNLGFLFCNRIYQGYSFSIFGEYWEYLDNFRGTFRWHICFNLVVLRMISFGYDYHWAHQESRFDQEKHIQRCHVCKSGKNCYQILQERNAHMNDYTFTTYLSYLVYAPLYIAGPIISFNSFASQLDVPQNHYSIKEVIWYGLRWVFGLCLMELMTHLFYFNAFATSASWKMLSPMDIFIVGYGVINFMWLKFFLIWRFFRFCSLIAGIEAPENMPKCINNCHDLESFWKSWHASFNKWIVRYMYIPLGGSQRKLINIWVIFTFVAVWHDLEWKLLSWAWLTCLFFVPELLVKSATNAFQAKGALDGFIFRELRAAGGTITITCLMVANLVGYVIGPSGFSWLISQFLSKEGLNVFGFMLLTFYVGTKVNGIRRLYFTLHLVGRTEEKGKGKKR; encoded by the exons ATGAATATGAGCAAAAATAATAGTAAGAGTAAATTCAAGCAGAAGCAAAACAAAGTTGAGCTGCTTCTTCTAATACTTTATGTAATTGGCTTCTACATCTTTTGCATCCACCGCTCTCTTCGCCTTTCTCGGGgtacttcttttctttcttctttctttctcaattttCTTTTGGGTCTTTTCTCATACACTTGGAGTGCTATATTTTGTAAATTCAATTGCTTATTTGCTGCAGATCATTTCTCCAAACTCCGTGGCTTGCGTGTCGGATGGCTTTTCTCTCCTGCTCGCCTCAAT GATGCTTCTGATGACCAATGGAGAAATTTCCGAACAAACTTACCCATTCTTAGCCTTGTTTTTGGAATCTTTACCTTGCTTGCTAATATCTTCAGGAAATTATTCTGTTTGAGAGCCAGAGGGATGTCCTTTCTTTGGTTTTTCCTTTCTCTCATTTACCTTTCCTATCTTCACGGAGCTTG CAtcctttttatctttttaattgcTTCATCAAACTTTCTCCTAGTAAAG ATATTTGCACGTGCAAAGTACTTCacatttctactttggattttcAACCTAGGTTTTCTTTTTTGCAACCGTATTTATCAAGGATACTCATTCTCTATATTTGG GGAATACTGGGAGTATTTGGACAATTTTCGAGGCACATTTAGATGGCACATTTGCTTTAACTTAG TTGTTTTGCGCATGATAAGCTTTGGCTACGATTACCATTGGGCTCATCAAGAATCTCGTTTTGATCAAGAG AAGCATATCCAAAGATGCCATGTTTGTAAATCAGGAAAAAACTGTTATCAAATTCTACAG GAGAGAAATGCCCATATGAATGATTATACCTTTACAACATACCTCAGTTATCTGGTGTATGCACCGCTTTACATTGCAGGGCCAATCATAAGTTTTAATTCATTTGCCTCCCAG CTAGATGTGCCACAAAATCATTACTCGATCAAAGAGGTGATTTGGTATGGGTTACGCTGGGTATTTGGTCTGTGTCTTATGGAACTAATGACTCATCTGTTTTACTTTAATGCCTTTGCTACTAG TGCTTCATGGAAAATGTTATCTCCTATGGACATATTCATCGTTGGATATGGG GTCATAAATTTCATGTGGTTAAAGTTTTTCCTTATCTGGCGCTTTTTTCGGTTTTGTTCCCTG ATAGCTGGAATTGAGGCCCCTGAAAACATGCCAAAGTGTATCAATAATTGTCATGACTTGGAAAGTTTTTGGAAAAGTTGGCATGCATCCTTCAACAAGTGGATTGTGAG GTACATGTATATTCCTCTTGGCGGATCTCAAAGAAAGCTaatcaacatatgggttataTTCACATTTGTTGCTGTATGGCATGATTTAGAATG GAAACTTCTTTCATGGGCATGGCTcacatgtttattctttgttcCTGAATTGTTGGTGAAGTCAGCAACAAATGCATTCCAG gCCAAGGGCGCTTTGGACGGATTTATTTTTCGTGAACTTAGAGCAGCTGGTGGTACCATCACAATCACATGTCTCATG GTTGCTAACCTTGTTGGCTATGTTATTGGTCCGTCAGGCTTTAGTTGGTTGATTTCTCAGTTCCTAagcaaagaag GACTTAATGTCTTTGGCTTTATGCTGCTGACATTTTATGTGGGAACTAAGGTAAACGGCATAAGACGCCTTTACTTTACACTGCATCTGGTAGGAAGGACAGAGGAGaaaggaaagggaaaaaaaagataA